Below is a genomic region from Crocosphaera sp. UHCC 0190.
GGAGAGTTTCCGCTTCTTGTAAGGCGATTTGCTCCCTTCCAGAAATGGGAGGAACCCACTCAGTAACCAAACTTTGACCCTTTAATAACCCTGAAAATGCTTTTAAGACTCCCTGTTGTTTTGATGAGGTTTCCACTAATAAGATGCCATACATTTTACCCTCTAGAGAATAGAGAGCATCCTGAGTAAGTTTTCTCATTAAACCAACAGCGATCGCTTCAGCTAGGGCCGTGCGAGGAAGCCTTAAAATTTGTTGAGTTTGGGGACAAAATCCTTCATAACAATCATCGATAGAAAAGTCAGGAATTGAGCCTTGACAGTCAATAAAATCCGATAAACAATGAAGTTTTACAGCGTCCATTGACCGAGCTATCAAGAATTATCTTCCTTACTGACTATGTGATTATCTACTTGATTTTTAGGTTCTAATAAAGCGCGTTTTGCTATGTTGATCAAATCATGATAAGAATTTTGATTACTAGGAATTGTGGTTCCAATCCCCAAATGGAGAGACAGGGGGACAATTGAGTTATGGTTAGATAAAATTAAGTCTTTTTTCCAAGCAAGAAACCAATTTAAAAATCTTTGGCCAACGCATCTAGCACCTTCTTGATCAGTGTTAGGTAAAACCATCGTCCATTGCTGATTGTTATATTCCCCTGCAAAGTCTCCTGGCCGCTTTAGCACATGACTTAAACCCTCAGGGATCTTTTGCATAGTTTGCTCAATTAAAGTACCTGATTGATTGGTTTCTTTTAAGGAAATTTTACATAATATTAGAGATAATTCTTGCTTTTCACGGGTCATCCGTCGCCATTCTTGCTCTAAATAGTAAGTAAAGTCAGAAAAACTATAAATTTGAGGGACAAAGTCTGGAGTATTTTCCTGAGTTGGACTCGAAGATAATCGGGTTGCTTCTGCTTCAACGATGACTATATTCTGGGAACTGTCTTGAAAATTGGTGTCAATGATAGATTGTTCGTCTTCCTTAAATATTTTATATTCTTTAACAAGTTTTTTAGCAAGAGAATAGGTGATATTTTTACCCTGTTTAGCTTGGTTGAGAGCTTGATGACGGACTGTTTCTGGGGTTGAAGGAGCCGCTAAAACATAAAGAGCAGAGGGAGCAATTTC
It encodes:
- a CDS encoding DUF3102 domain-containing protein, which encodes MPENKIYMNSKIVEIKQFDYQQLNQQTREQIQELTIDIKNKLRRCAQDIVEIGDNLCKIKEQLQHGQFRSWLQAEFDWSVSTANKFMQVSQRFKVEELQEVEIAPSALYVLAAPSTPETVRHQALNQAKQGKNITYSLAKKLVKEYKIFKEDEQSIIDTNFQDSSQNIVIVEAEATRLSSSPTQENTPDFVPQIYSFSDFTYYLEQEWRRMTREKQELSLILCKISLKETNQSGTLIEQTMQKIPEGLSHVLKRPGDFAGEYNNQQWTMVLPNTDQEGARCVGQRFLNWFLAWKKDLILSNHNSIVPLSLHLGIGTTIPSNQNSYHDLINIAKRALLEPKNQVDNHIVSKEDNS